Proteins encoded together in one Vigna angularis cultivar LongXiaoDou No.4 chromosome 5, ASM1680809v1, whole genome shotgun sequence window:
- the LOC108340454 gene encoding uncharacterized protein LOC108340454 translates to MINSFLLVCFVISGVSIPVHSFQDTLKEDFQDTLKEDLELERQLKLINKPPIKTIHRKPSFQKSSTKNLGKKPNFKLERVKCPTGFIPVRRTTKEDLIREKKLLNKSILVQGAPSVHLAELALSSKFSPYYGVEGRNSVYNPRVTKGQMSLSHVWVQNGPNNKISLGWQVSQDLYGDNKTHLYASWTRDNFHKTGCYNVRCPGIVHTNSEIYLGQHVGATSSYGGPIFDFDNYISMHAVTKDWWIQANGEDIGYYPAKLFSNLTSADKVGWGGRTLTPHGSHSPPMGAGHFPDNDLYHSSYFRTISFENAIRIKNGPEIYQTEKYVDKPNCFGLKYYGNLHGIAGYMVQFGGPGGMCDD, encoded by the exons ATGATCAATTCATTTCTTCTTGTGTGTTTTGTGATAAGTGGTGTTAGCATACCAGTTCATAGTTTTCAAGATACACTCAAAGAAGATTTTCAAGATACACTCAAAGAAGATTTGGAACTTGAAAGACAACTAAAGCTAATCAATAAGCCTCCTATCAAAACtattcat AGAAAACCTAGTTTTCAAAAATCAAGTACGAAGAATTTAGGaaaaaaacctaattttaaaCTTGAAAGAGTCAAATGTCCTACAGGGTTTATTCCTGTTCGGAGAACAACAAAAGAAGATCTTAttcgagaaaaaaaattattaaataagagTATTCTTGTTCAAGGCGCTCCTAGTGTTCAT CTTGCAGAATTAGCTCTTTCATCGAAATTTAGTCCATACTATGGTGTTGAAGGAAGAAATAGCGTTTATAATCCACGAGTCACTAAAGGTCAAATGTCTCTTTCTCATGTGTGGGTTCAAAATGGACCCAACAATAAAATCAGTCTTGGATGGCAA GTAAGTCAAGATTTGTACGGTGACAATAAAACTCATTTATACGCATCATGGACG aGAGACAACTTTCACAAGACAGGATGTTACAATGTTCGATGTCCAGGTATCGTTCACACTAATTCCGAAATTTATCTTGGTCAACATGTCGGAGCTACATCTTCTTATGGTGGACCAATTTTTGATTTTGACAATTATATTAGCATG CACGCAGTAACCAAAGACTGGTGGATTCAAGCAAATGGTGAAGATATCGGATATTATCCTGCAAAGTTATTTTCTAACTTGACTTCGGCAGATAAAGTAGGGTGGGGTGGAAGAACATTGACTCCTCACGGTTCTCACAGCCCTCCAATGGGAGCTGGACATTTTCCAGATAATGACCTTTATCATTCAAGTTACTTCAGAACTATTTCCTTTGAAAATGCAATTAGAATAAAGAATGGACCGGAAATATATCAAACAGAAAAGTACGTCGACAAACCTAATTGTTTTGGCCTTAAGTACTACGGCAATCTTCATGGCATTGCTGGATATATGGTCCAATTTGGAGGACCTGGTGGCATGTGTGATGATTGA